One window from the genome of Candidatus Omnitrophota bacterium encodes:
- a CDS encoding undecaprenyl-diphosphate phosphatase, with translation MLSYIILGIIQGITEFFPVSSSAHLVIAQKLLGVNEQALVVSVVLHLGTCVALIIFFFKDILNLLRNFKLLSYIIIVTLITGIIGISGKDFFEKLFGSPVLVALALIVTGAILIFTKKFIRAKRNSPNIKDALTLGLTQGIAIIPGISRSGITISTLLFRGVDRETSFRFSFLASIPAVFGAAILELKDISLCGNLGAGNLAIGFVFSLLTGILSLKILKMILGKAKLYYFGYYCIIIAVVTLLFIK, from the coding sequence ATGTTAAGTTATATAATATTGGGGATAATCCAGGGCATCACTGAATTTTTTCCGGTGAGCAGCTCTGCTCACCTGGTTATCGCCCAAAAACTCCTTGGCGTAAATGAACAGGCGCTGGTTGTGTCGGTAGTGTTGCATTTGGGCACATGTGTAGCTTTAATCATCTTCTTTTTTAAGGATATATTAAATTTATTGCGCAATTTTAAGCTACTCTCGTATATAATAATCGTTACCTTAATCACGGGCATCATTGGTATTTCAGGGAAGGATTTTTTTGAGAAGCTCTTCGGTTCTCCGGTGCTGGTTGCCCTGGCATTAATTGTTACCGGAGCAATCCTTATTTTTACTAAGAAGTTCATCCGGGCAAAGAGGAATAGCCCGAATATAAAAGATGCCCTTACTTTAGGCCTTACGCAGGGTATTGCGATTATACCGGGCATTTCGCGCTCCGGGATAACTATCTCCACGCTTTTGTTCAGGGGGGTAGACAGAGAAACGAGTTTTCGTTTTTCCTTCCTTGCCTCTATCCCCGCGGTCTTTGGCGCGGCAATATTAGAATTGAAGGATATCAGCCTCTGCGGTAATTTAGGAGCGGGGAATCTGGCTATTGGTTTTGTCTTCAGCCTGTTAACCGGGATCCTCTCCCTTAAAATATTAAAGATGATCTTAGGTAAAGCCAAACTTTACTATTTCGGATATTATTGTATAATTATTGCTGTGGTTACCTTATTGTTTATAAAATGA
- a CDS encoding PfkB family carbohydrate kinase: MSIIVLGTVALDTVKTPFGRKEHLLGGSAAHFSMAARLFTEVHLVAIIGEDFPDKHIDFLRKKGVVLTSLIKEKGRTFKWEGEYKGDLNTALTLNTELGVLSAFRPVISEEQKRIKHIFLANVDPDIQRHLLDNMRSPALVGLDSMNYWIRHKRSALLRLLKRINIYVANDQEARALSGENNLLKAARHLSSHGPKMVLIKKGEHGVIFYSDKFIFCIPAYPTDKVVDPTGAGDTFAGGFMGYLAKVRKINAVSIKKAIAYGTIAASFNVEDFGLNRTSCLTPGDLERRLSRFRGHILF, from the coding sequence ATGAGTATTATTGTTTTAGGGACAGTAGCCTTAGACACGGTCAAGACGCCTTTTGGCAGGAAGGAACATCTGCTGGGCGGTTCAGCCGCGCATTTTTCCATGGCGGCGCGGCTCTTTACCGAAGTGCACCTGGTAGCGATTATCGGTGAAGATTTCCCCGATAAACATATTGATTTTCTGCGCAAGAAAGGCGTAGTCTTAACTTCCCTTATTAAAGAAAAAGGCAGGACCTTTAAATGGGAGGGAGAATATAAGGGCGATTTAAATACTGCCCTTACCCTGAATACGGAATTAGGCGTACTCTCCGCTTTTCGTCCGGTTATCTCCGAAGAGCAGAAGAGGATTAAACACATATTCCTGGCTAATGTCGACCCTGATATCCAAAGGCACCTTCTGGATAATATGCGTTCTCCTGCCCTTGTGGGTTTAGACAGCATGAATTATTGGATACGCCATAAGCGTAGTGCGCTCCTGCGTTTATTAAAGCGGATAAATATATATGTAGCCAATGACCAGGAAGCCAGGGCATTATCGGGCGAGAATAATTTATTGAAGGCGGCCAGGCATTTATCTTCCCATGGGCCGAAGATGGTCCTGATTAAAAAGGGCGAACACGGAGTAATTTTTTACAGCGATAAATTTATTTTTTGTATCCCGGCGTATCCCACGGATAAAGTAGTTGACCCTACAGGTGCAGGGGATACCTTTGCTGGAGGGTTTATGGGTTATTTAGCGAAGGTAAGAAAAATAAATGCTGTCAGTATTAAGAAGGCAATTGCCTACGGCACCATAGCCGCTTCCTTTAACGTAGAGGATTTCGGGCTAAACAGGACTAGCTGTCTTACGCCAGGCGATTTAGAACGCAGGTTATCCAGGTTCAGGGGCCATATTTTGTTTTAA
- a CDS encoding GatB/YqeY domain-containing protein yields MLEEKIFNDYKEAMKNRDSLKSSVLSFLRASFMNTAIEKKKKNLDDNDCIAVIKKQIKQRQDSIEQFQKGNRQDLADKENKELDILKSYVPAEMSVDEIQKIIEEVILSVAASGMKDMGKVMKEVNAKIAGRADGKLVSDLVKTKLSPPAP; encoded by the coding sequence ATGTTAGAAGAAAAAATTTTTAATGACTATAAAGAAGCGATGAAGAACAGGGACAGTTTGAAGAGCTCGGTATTGAGTTTTTTACGCGCCAGCTTCATGAATACGGCGATTGAGAAGAAAAAGAAGAATCTTGATGACAACGATTGTATCGCGGTGATAAAAAAACAGATAAAACAGCGGCAGGATTCCATAGAGCAGTTTCAGAAAGGTAACCGTCAGGACCTGGCGGATAAAGAAAACAAAGAATTGGATATCCTCAAATCATATGTCCCCGCGGAAATGAGCGTTGATGAGATCCAGAAGATAATTGAAGAGGTTATTTTGTCTGTCGCCGCATCAGGCATGAAGGATATGGGTAAGGTCATGAAAGAGGTAAACGCTAAAATCGCCGGCAGGGCAGACGGCAAGTTAGTCAGCGACCTGGTAAAGACGAAGCTTTCCCCGCCCGCGCCTTAA
- a CDS encoding 4Fe-4S dicluster domain-containing protein, which translates to MHQIYYIESNQLETLFQKLKKSYKVFSPVAKGPNYTAKADYSYKGLAEGESPVFNPYRAVEPLKSFFTYAQDQAAEYFNRDEPVLDSMQVIVFGVKSCDIAGHKVQDFVFLEGVEVDSLYRLRRDNTILISGDCTDFKDVCHCLAWDILPHPTEGFDLNFSPLNDGYLVEVGSKKGEGLIQQYQEYFTPAKETQIAGRRVKRENLIERLKRHLLPQKLVSKDSVQRLMREGYNLDTWQQFMLTCVECGGCNLICNTCHCFLLADKKEGNINKKVKVWDSCQYANFTRVAGGANPLKTRTQRLRNRFLKKFDFFVDNLGMPACCGCGRCIEVCPGKIDIREVLKDVAKKLSASK; encoded by the coding sequence ATGCACCAGATATATTATATTGAATCCAATCAGTTAGAGACTCTTTTCCAGAAATTAAAAAAGAGCTATAAGGTATTCTCTCCGGTAGCTAAAGGGCCGAATTACACCGCAAAGGCGGATTATTCCTATAAAGGCCTCGCCGAAGGCGAAAGCCCCGTGTTTAATCCTTACCGGGCAGTTGAACCCCTTAAGTCCTTCTTTACCTATGCCCAGGATCAGGCCGCAGAATATTTTAACCGCGACGAACCGGTTTTGGATTCAATGCAGGTTATAGTATTCGGCGTTAAAAGTTGTGATATAGCAGGCCATAAGGTGCAGGATTTTGTATTCTTAGAAGGCGTAGAGGTAGATTCTCTATACCGTTTAAGGCGGGACAACACAATACTTATTTCCGGTGACTGCACTGATTTCAAGGATGTCTGTCATTGTCTTGCCTGGGATATACTGCCGCACCCCACAGAGGGTTTTGACCTTAATTTCTCGCCTCTGAATGATGGGTATTTAGTAGAGGTGGGTTCAAAAAAAGGCGAAGGCCTTATCCAACAATACCAGGAATATTTCACTCCGGCAAAGGAAACCCAGATAGCAGGCCGGCGGGTAAAAAGGGAGAATCTTATCGAGCGCCTTAAAAGGCATCTTTTACCGCAAAAATTGGTTTCCAAGGATAGTGTGCAAAGATTAATGAGAGAGGGCTATAACCTGGATACCTGGCAGCAGTTTATGCTTACATGCGTCGAATGCGGCGGATGTAATCTTATCTGTAATACCTGTCATTGTTTTCTCCTGGCGGATAAGAAAGAAGGTAATATTAACAAGAAAGTCAAAGTCTGGGATTCCTGTCAATACGCAAATTTCACCAGGGTCGCCGGAGGGGCCAACCCTTTAAAGACCAGGACGCAGAGGTTAAGAAACAGGTTCCTGAAAAAATTCGATTTTTTCGTGGATAATTTAGGCATGCCTGCCTGCTGCGGATGCGGCAGGTGTATTGAGGTCTGCCCCGGTAAGATTGATATCCGGGAAGTTTTAAAAGACGTAGCCAAAAAGCTTAGTGCCTCCAAATGA
- a CDS encoding FAD/NAD(P)-binding protein, translated as MKNIYRPIEAVLEDIITESPTIKTFVLRPKEPFEFRTGQFIELTLPGVGEAPFTPSSDPNLKDKIDVTIMNVGEVTALLHSSAKNISLGIRGPYGKGYPLDKFEGKDILIVGGGVGLAPLRSLLFSLFADIDKYNKVVLRYGARTANDIIYKEAIPHWAKKKKVDLVTTVDMGSPEWKGNVGLVTTILKDLPLDLKKAICVVCGPPIMMKFVTLKLLDLGFNPKDIYLSMEKNMSCGLGKCGHCRIGSYYICKDGPVFTYEQLKDLYDIWD; from the coding sequence ATGAAGAATATTTATCGGCCCATAGAAGCTGTGCTTGAAGATATCATTACCGAGAGCCCTACAATAAAGACATTTGTTTTAAGGCCCAAAGAGCCCTTTGAATTCAGGACCGGGCAATTTATCGAGTTGACTTTACCCGGGGTGGGCGAAGCGCCTTTTACGCCTTCATCTGACCCTAACCTGAAAGACAAGATAGATGTGACCATAATGAATGTGGGTGAGGTCACCGCGCTTTTACATTCCAGCGCCAAAAATATATCCTTAGGCATACGCGGCCCCTACGGCAAGGGGTATCCCCTGGATAAATTTGAGGGTAAAGATATTTTAATCGTCGGCGGAGGAGTGGGGCTGGCGCCTTTACGTTCTTTATTATTCAGCCTATTTGCCGATATTGATAAATACAATAAAGTAGTATTGCGTTACGGCGCGCGTACTGCCAATGACATCATATATAAGGAAGCCATTCCGCATTGGGCAAAAAAGAAGAAGGTTGACCTGGTTACGACAGTGGATATGGGTAGCCCCGAATGGAAAGGAAACGTCGGCTTAGTAACCACGATATTAAAGGACCTGCCCCTGGATTTGAAGAAAGCAATTTGCGTTGTCTGCGGCCCGCCCATCATGATGAAATTCGTCACTTTGAAATTACTGGACTTAGGGTTTAATCCTAAAGACATATACCTGTCTATGGAAAAGAATATGTCCTGTGGCCTGGGTAAATGCGGGCATTGCCGTATCGGCAGTTATTACATTTGTAAGGACGGCCCGGTGTTTACTTATGAGCAGTTAAAGGATTTGTACGATATATGGGATTAG
- a CDS encoding 4Fe-4S binding protein has product MKRLFVDLDICNQCKDCSAFCDYFYHPQNNGITSLREYATFATICRHCEEAPCVNSCYHNALERSSDGHIKRYKMRCTSCKSCSVACPFGIIFQDFILYLDSRCDYCVGKSAKLPKCVTSCPHKAIEIKEIEEDLEKNIYFVGEHLAVHTRKWSKEDLQPKKR; this is encoded by the coding sequence ATGAAACGTTTATTTGTCGACTTAGACATCTGTAACCAGTGCAAAGATTGCAGCGCATTCTGCGATTATTTTTATCATCCGCAGAATAACGGGATCACTTCTTTGCGCGAATATGCCACCTTTGCTACTATCTGCCGGCATTGCGAAGAGGCGCCCTGCGTAAATTCCTGTTATCATAATGCCTTGGAACGCTCAAGCGACGGTCACATTAAACGTTATAAGATGCGCTGCACCAGCTGTAAATCCTGTTCTGTAGCTTGTCCCTTCGGGATAATCTTTCAGGATTTCATCCTATATCTAGACTCCAGGTGTGATTACTGCGTAGGCAAGAGCGCTAAGTTGCCTAAGTGCGTAACCAGCTGCCCCCATAAGGCCATAGAGATTAAAGAAATAGAAGAGGATTTGGAGAAAAATATTTATTTTGTAGGCGAACATCTGGCTGTGCATACGCGTAAGTGGTCGAAAGAAGACTTGCAGCCAAAAAAGAGATGA
- a CDS encoding NADH-quinone oxidoreductase subunit H: MLKLFFQYLIFPGFLFSACVGLIAGWIDRKVSARIQWRVGPPWYQNFVDIVKLLGKETIVPEGAKLTFLFSPFLGLLSLILVATILGLNMYSAPAGFSGDIIVILYLLTVPALAVIMGASSSRNPLASIGASREMKLVLGYELPFILAVIAVIIRSEGAIKIGSVLGHQINAGSNLASWSGALAFLVAIICMQAKLGLVPFDMSEAEQEIMGGAFIEYSGLPLAIFKLTKAILLYTMPLFLISLFWGEGLSILALTGKYIAILVIIILIKNTNPRLRIDQALRFFWGPVTILAVIAVVLALFGI; encoded by the coding sequence ATGCTAAAATTATTTTTTCAGTATTTAATATTTCCCGGTTTTCTTTTTAGTGCCTGCGTAGGCTTAATCGCCGGATGGATAGATAGAAAAGTCAGCGCCCGCATCCAGTGGCGGGTAGGCCCGCCCTGGTATCAGAATTTTGTGGATATCGTGAAATTATTAGGTAAGGAGACCATTGTGCCTGAAGGGGCAAAACTAACCTTTTTATTCTCGCCCTTTTTAGGCCTATTAAGTTTGATTTTAGTAGCAACAATCTTGGGATTGAATATGTATTCTGCTCCGGCAGGCTTTAGCGGAGATATCATTGTAATCTTATATCTTTTGACTGTCCCTGCGCTGGCAGTAATCATGGGCGCTTCTTCTTCCAGGAACCCCTTGGCCTCCATTGGTGCCTCACGAGAGATGAAACTGGTTTTAGGATACGAATTGCCGTTTATATTAGCCGTGATTGCGGTAATAATCAGGTCCGAAGGCGCGATAAAAATCGGCTCGGTCTTAGGGCATCAGATAAATGCCGGCTCAAATCTGGCATCCTGGTCAGGGGCCCTGGCGTTTCTGGTAGCCATAATTTGTATGCAGGCAAAGTTGGGCCTGGTGCCGTTTGATATGTCCGAAGCGGAGCAGGAGATTATGGGCGGGGCCTTTATTGAATATTCGGGCCTGCCTCTGGCTATCTTTAAATTGACAAAGGCGATTTTACTTTATACAATGCCCCTGTTCTTGATCAGTTTATTCTGGGGTGAGGGCTTAAGCATTTTAGCTTTAACAGGTAAATACATCGCCATATTAGTCATCATCATCCTGATTAAAAATACCAACCCGCGTTTACGCATTGATCAGGCATTAAGATTCTTTTGGGGGCCGGTGACTATTTTAGCGGTGATTGCGGTTGTATTAGCGTTGTTTGGTATATAA
- the nuoB gene encoding NADH-quinone oxidoreductase subunit NuoB yields MDLKLKALTKSIWVFHAATSPCNNCDIEILDLLTPRHDVERLGIVLVGSVRQADALLVTGVPNYKTKERLKKLYAQAPKPCLVAAIGGCACGRIIFQESYNSPCAVDEIIPVDVYIPGCPPKPEAMIAGIAKLIKKVRGEK; encoded by the coding sequence ATGGACCTTAAATTAAAAGCATTAACAAAATCAATCTGGGTTTTTCATGCAGCGACGTCTCCCTGCAACAATTGCGATATTGAAATCCTGGACTTACTTACTCCCAGGCACGATGTCGAACGCTTGGGGATAGTTTTAGTAGGAAGCGTGCGGCAGGCTGATGCCCTTTTAGTAACGGGGGTGCCTAATTATAAAACCAAAGAAAGGCTAAAAAAACTCTATGCTCAAGCGCCTAAACCTTGTTTGGTTGCGGCAATCGGCGGCTGTGCCTGCGGAAGGATAATTTTTCAGGAATCCTATAATAGCCCCTGCGCAGTGGATGAAATAATTCCTGTAGATGTCTATATCCCCGGCTGCCCGCCTAAGCCGGAGGCAATGATCGCGGGAATCGCAAAGTTGATAAAGAAAGTTAGAGGCGAAAAATAA
- a CDS encoding NADH-quinone oxidoreductase subunit C, whose product MSIADEIKDKLAGKIAHWHEHSAKRIYFSINPQDIRGAVSFLFKDLGLRFATASAQDTPQGLEILYHFSFDETGEMVSVRVLIEDKKNPQIDSIAPLFKGAEWIEREVWELLGINFIGHPDLKRLLLADEWPENKYPLRKEK is encoded by the coding sequence ATGTCTATAGCGGATGAGATTAAAGATAAATTGGCCGGTAAAATAGCTCATTGGCATGAGCACTCGGCAAAGAGGATATATTTTTCCATCAATCCTCAGGATATCAGGGGCGCAGTGAGTTTCTTATTCAAAGATTTGGGTTTAAGGTTTGCTACTGCTTCGGCCCAGGATACGCCGCAGGGCTTAGAGATATTATACCATTTTAGTTTTGATGAGACCGGAGAAATGGTTTCGGTGCGGGTTTTGATAGAAGATAAAAAGAATCCCCAGATAGATTCTATCGCCCCGCTTTTTAAGGGCGCAGAGTGGATTGAGCGTGAAGTATGGGAGCTATTGGGAATTAATTTTATCGGGCATCCGGATTTAAAGAGGTTACTCCTGGCTGATGAATGGCCGGAAAATAAGTATCCATTAAGAAAAGAAAAATAG
- a CDS encoding nickel-dependent hydrogenase large subunit, which produces MSHKVIIPIGPYHPLQEEPELFRLYVEGEKVVDIDIVLGYVHRGIEELSEHKHFDQVPFLVERICGICSSSHPYAYVLAVEDILGGEAKVVPERALYIRTIVDELQRIHSHLLWLGLAGHFIGYNTVWMWAWKYREPVLDCFEMICGNRNHYGMSKVGGVRRDIKDEDIPILKKVIDELAPAVDMFKGAVMDDPVIQARLKGVGILTRQQAVDWCVVGPTGRASGVNIDVRRDDPYGVFDRVDWNVIIEKDGDVFAKTRVRILELYESISIIRQCLNKMPKGEIDADIKDIPAGEGIGRVEAPRGECFHYVRSDGTNRPIRHKIRAPSFMNVASNKVAVIGGTISDAAITLAAVDPCYCCTERLAVLDRGSDKKVMNGWDLIKLSQEKTEKLKKSRKL; this is translated from the coding sequence ATGTCGCACAAAGTTATAATACCAATTGGCCCCTATCATCCTCTGCAGGAAGAGCCGGAACTCTTCAGGCTTTATGTAGAGGGGGAGAAGGTAGTGGATATCGATATCGTCTTAGGCTATGTGCACCGGGGAATCGAAGAACTCTCTGAGCACAAGCATTTTGACCAGGTCCCGTTTCTGGTCGAGCGTATCTGCGGTATCTGTTCCTCTAGCCACCCCTATGCCTATGTGTTGGCAGTAGAGGATATATTAGGCGGCGAAGCAAAGGTGGTGCCCGAGAGGGCGCTCTATATACGCACGATTGTAGATGAACTGCAGCGTATTCACAGCCATTTATTATGGCTGGGCTTAGCCGGCCACTTTATCGGATACAATACCGTCTGGATGTGGGCCTGGAAATACCGCGAGCCGGTATTGGATTGTTTTGAAATGATTTGTGGTAACCGCAATCATTACGGTATGAGCAAGGTCGGGGGCGTGCGCCGCGATATAAAAGATGAGGATATACCTATATTAAAGAAGGTTATAGATGAGTTAGCCCCGGCCGTGGACATGTTTAAGGGCGCAGTAATGGATGACCCAGTGATACAGGCAAGGCTTAAGGGAGTAGGTATTTTAACCAGGCAGCAGGCTGTTGACTGGTGCGTTGTCGGCCCGACGGGGAGGGCCTCGGGAGTAAATATAGATGTGCGCAGGGACGACCCCTACGGCGTATTTGATAGGGTAGACTGGAATGTAATTATAGAAAAAGACGGGGATGTATTCGCCAAGACAAGAGTCCGGATCTTAGAGCTTTATGAATCAATAAGCATTATCCGTCAATGCCTGAATAAAATGCCTAAGGGTGAAATCGACGCCGATATAAAGGATATACCTGCCGGAGAAGGCATAGGCCGCGTTGAGGCGCCCAGGGGAGAGTGTTTTCATTACGTAAGAAGCGACGGCACGAACAGGCCGATCAGGCATAAAATCCGCGCCCCCAGTTTTATGAACGTAGCTTCTAATAAGGTCGCTGTAATCGGAGGCACCATATCAGATGCGGCCATTACCCTGGCAGCGGTTGACCCTTGTTACTGTTGTACGGAGAGGCTGGCGGTTTTAGACAGGGGTAGCGATAAAAAGGTGATGAACGGCTGGGACCTGATAAAATTATCCCAGGAAAAGACGGAGAAGTTGAAAAAAAGCCGTAAGTTGTAA
- a CDS encoding proton-conducting transporter membrane subunit, with protein MINFFYPLFKWDSLNSFVVLAIGLFSVLTIIYSFGFMKGKQRLFQYYTYIILTAAASVLAVLSNHLALLLLFWGFLGLTLYLLVNMGDNASAIAKKTFIIVGGSDALMLLGIGIIYYLAGSMQMDMIKIRPDSGLAISAYLCIAVACFAKAGAMPFHSWIPDTAKDAPLPVVAYLPAALDKLLGIYLLARLSLNLFVMNNGLNIFLMVIGAFTIVAAVMMALVQHNMKKLLGYHVVSQVGYMILGIGTGNPIGIAGGLFHMLNNAIYKSCLFFTSGNVEYRTKTSELDELGGLARAMPLTYISALVASLSISGIPPFNGFFSKWMIYQGIVEMFKSSNIYVFKNLLCMLCLIAAMLGSTLTLASFMKIIHAVFLGQSPNIKTFQHSNILTEVRWAMWLPCIILAGLCIIFGVFAVQLPMKYFILPVVGPVVFIGAWYAGLSMLLIVVALAIGIFIVGFGLLKTSLRQDVAFTGTESLDLEEHRVTGTEFYNTIREFGIFKALYKKAEAGLFDIYEGLKKLVFAVSGAMQYLHNGILPTYLVWCLLGMAVLFFWFFR; from the coding sequence ATGATAAACTTTTTTTACCCTTTATTTAAATGGGATAGTTTAAATAGTTTTGTGGTCCTGGCAATAGGTTTATTCTCCGTCCTGACCATAATCTATTCTTTTGGCTTCATGAAAGGAAAACAGCGGCTTTTTCAATATTATACCTATATTATCTTAACGGCAGCCGCCTCTGTGTTAGCCGTACTTTCTAACCATCTGGCTTTACTTTTATTGTTCTGGGGTTTTTTGGGCCTGACGCTTTATCTTCTTGTGAATATGGGCGATAATGCCAGCGCTATAGCCAAAAAGACCTTTATTATCGTAGGCGGTTCGGACGCATTAATGTTATTGGGCATAGGCATTATTTATTATCTTGCGGGCAGCATGCAGATGGATATGATTAAAATCAGGCCGGATAGCGGCCTAGCAATATCGGCCTATCTTTGTATTGCCGTTGCCTGTTTTGCCAAGGCCGGTGCCATGCCGTTTCATTCCTGGATTCCGGATACAGCCAAAGATGCCCCGCTTCCGGTGGTAGCGTATCTTCCCGCTGCGCTGGATAAATTATTAGGGATTTATCTTTTGGCGCGGCTCTCCCTGAATTTATTTGTAATGAACAACGGCTTAAATATATTCCTTATGGTTATCGGCGCCTTTACTATCGTGGCTGCGGTGATGATGGCTTTAGTCCAGCACAATATGAAGAAACTCCTGGGTTACCATGTGGTTTCACAGGTAGGGTACATGATTTTAGGTATAGGCACGGGTAATCCTATTGGTATTGCCGGCGGCCTCTTCCATATGCTAAACAACGCAATATATAAATCCTGTTTATTTTTCACCAGCGGCAATGTTGAGTATCGCACTAAAACCAGCGAATTAGATGAATTAGGCGGCCTTGCCAGGGCAATGCCCCTTACCTATATATCCGCGCTTGTGGCCAGCCTTTCGATATCCGGGATTCCGCCTTTTAACGGATTTTTTTCCAAATGGATGATCTATCAAGGAATTGTTGAAATGTTTAAAAGTTCAAATATTTACGTGTTTAAAAATCTTTTATGCATGTTATGTTTAATTGCAGCGATGCTTGGAAGTACTTTGACTTTAGCATCATTTATGAAAATAATTCATGCTGTTTTTTTAGGACAATCGCCTAACATTAAAACATTCCAGCATTCCAACATTTTAACAGAAGTCCGTTGGGCAATGTGGCTTCCCTGCATTATTTTGGCAGGCCTTTGTATTATCTTCGGCGTATTTGCTGTGCAGCTGCCCATGAAATATTTTATTTTACCCGTCGTGGGCCCGGTTGTTTTTATCGGGGCATGGTATGCGGGCTTATCGATGCTACTGATAGTTGTTGCTTTAGCCATAGGTATTTTTATAGTGGGTTTTGGTTTATTAAAGACTTCTCTGCGCCAGGATGTGGCATTCACGGGTACAGAATCCCTCGATTTAGAAGAGCACAGGGTCACGGGAACGGAATTTTATAACACTATCAGGGAATTCGGCATTTTTAAAGCGCTTTATAAAAAAGCAGAGGCAGGATTATTCGATATTTACGAAGGGCTTAAGAAGCTGGTATTTGCCGTATCCGGGGCAATGCAGTATTTACATAACGGCATATTGCCGACATACCTGGTCTGGTGTTTATTAGGGATGGCGGTTTTATTTTTCTGGTTTTTTAGATAG
- a CDS encoding DUF4040 domain-containing protein, whose amino-acid sequence MEIYLLLLFMIVAAIAAIEIKDMLSSVIALSTVGLGLCLAFLILKAPNLAIMQLVIELLCLILLIRATINKDLPLVRDGRWLFNTIASVLFIAVFLIFAYFALLELPRFGEPIMRVSQEYIARGLEKTGSANIVTAVALNFRSYDTLGEIAVLATAVIGILAVMRKTGRIHGK is encoded by the coding sequence ATGGAGATTTATCTGCTTTTATTATTTATGATTGTGGCTGCCATAGCTGCGATTGAAATCAAGGATATGCTCTCTAGCGTCATTGCCTTGAGCACGGTAGGCCTGGGCCTATGCCTGGCGTTTTTGATTTTAAAGGCGCCTAACCTGGCTATTATGCAATTGGTTATTGAGCTCTTATGCCTGATCCTGCTTATCCGCGCCACCATCAACAAGGACCTGCCTCTGGTCAGGGATGGGCGCTGGCTCTTTAATACTATAGCTAGCGTATTATTTATTGCCGTATTTTTAATTTTTGCTTATTTTGCGCTCCTTGAGCTGCCTCGTTTCGGTGAGCCGATTATGCGCGTTTCGCAGGAATATATTGCCCGGGGGTTAGAAAAAACCGGTTCGGCTAATATTGTGACGGCAGTCGCCCTTAACTTCCGCAGTTACGATACGTTAGGCGAGATTGCCGTGCTGGCGACTGCAGTAATAGGCATACTTGCAGTGATGAGGAAGACAGGAAGGATACATGGAAAATAA
- a CDS encoding MnhB domain-containing protein, producing MENKEAGMGIIVKTITRLTIGLIFIYGIYVSLHGHMRPGGGFAGGLIIALSFIHVLLAFGKDVALKKLNQTFLLSLMALAAAVVLLILISRPANLIILSLCDIAICFTVGAGLFIIFLALALIKKDGA from the coding sequence ATGGAAAATAAGGAAGCAGGGATGGGTATAATCGTTAAGACCATTACCCGTTTGACTATCGGCCTGATATTTATCTATGGCATATATGTCAGCCTGCACGGCCATATGCGGCCGGGCGGCGGATTCGCCGGGGGGCTAATCATTGCGCTTTCTTTTATCCATGTCCTGCTTGCCTTCGGCAAGGATGTTGCCTTGAAGAAATTGAATCAAACATTCCTGTTATCCCTGATGGCCTTGGCAGCAGCGGTTGTTTTGCTGATTTTAATATCCAGGCCAGCGAATTTAATTATTCTTTCTTTATGCGATATAGCCATATGTTTTACCGTGGGGGCGGGGTTGTTCATAATTTTTTTGGCTTTAGCTTTGATAAAAAAAGACGGGGCGTAG
- a CDS encoding sodium:proton antiporter: protein MMIYILCFILFSIGLYGVLRKRNVIKIIIGLVVMDYAVNLFLILVGYRLKGRAPIFAKDQVILNMVDPLPQNLVLTAMVIGLVITALLAAIAIRIYEKYGTFDITKINKLKG from the coding sequence ATGATGATATATATATTGTGTTTTATACTTTTTTCTATCGGCCTTTACGGCGTATTGCGTAAGAGAAACGTCATCAAGATTATCATCGGCCTGGTAGTTATGGATTACGCCGTCAATCTATTCCTGATCCTGGTAGGTTATCGTTTAAAGGGCCGCGCGCCCATATTTGCCAAGGACCAGGTAATTTTAAATATGGTCGACCCCTTACCCCAGAATTTAGTTTTGACTGCCATGGTCATCGGCCTGGTTATTACTGCTTTATTGGCGGCTATTGCCATAAGGATATACGAAAAGTACGGTACATTCGATATCACTAAAATAAATAAACTGAAAGGTTAG